In Tumebacillus amylolyticus, the sequence CGAAACAGAAGGCAGGTTCGCCCACTGTTTCGATTACAGGGCTGCCACCGGAATTTTCATGTATTTGTTCCTCCTGAAATTTTGAAGTTACTTCCATTATAAAGCGAAAAAAGGCTGACGTCACGAAGCACGTCAGCCTTTTTTGAAAGTTCAATTTAGACGGTCACTTTTTCCTTCAAGAGCTTTCCCACCATCAGCGCGAGATCAACACAACGCATGGAGTAGCCCCACTCGTTGTCGTACCAAGCAAAGATCTTCACGGTGTTTTCTGCCACAACCATCGTGGAGAGGCCATCGACGATCGAAGAGTGCGGATCGCCGACATAGTCGATCGAAACGAGCGGCTCGTCGTTGTAGCCGAGGATGCCCTTCATCGGGCCTTCCGCCGCTTCCTTCAGAGCTGCGTTGATTTCGTCTGCCGAGACGTTTTTGTCCAAGGTTGCGACGAGGTCGACGATGGAGACGTTCGGGGTCGGGACGCGCAGAGCGACACCGTTGAACTTGCCTTTGAGTTCCGGGATGACCAAAGCGACGGCTTTCGCAGCGCCTGTCGTGGACGGCAAGATCGACAAGGCACAAGCACGCGCACGGCGCAGGTCTTTGTGCGGGTTGTCGAGGTTGTTCTGGTCGTTCGTGTAGGAATGGACGGTGGTCACCATGCCGGATTGGATGCCAAACTTCTCGTGCAGGACTTTTGCCACCGGCGCCAGGCAGTTGGTGGTGCAGGATGCGTTCGAAATCACATCGTGCTTCTCATGATCATAGAGCTGGTCGTTGACGCCCATGACGATGGTGATGTCCTCGTCCTTGCCCGGTGCGGTGATGATGACTTTCTTGGCACCGGCTTGGATGTGTTGGCCTGCCGTTTCCTTGGAGCGGAATTTGCCGGTTGCTTCGATGACGATATCGACGCCCAGTTCCTTCCACGGCAGGTTCAGCGGGTTGCGGTCGCCGACGATCTTCGTCTCGCGGCCGTTGACGATGATGGAAGACTCGGTGGTTTGAACGTCCGCTTGGAAACGCCCTTGAACGGAATCATATTTCAACAGATGTGCGAGTGCTTTCACATCGTGGGTTGCGTTAATTGCCACAATCTCAATATCCGGGTTCACCGCTGCTGCGCGGAATACCATGCGCCCGATGCGCCCAAAACCGTTAATCGCAATTCGAATAGCCATGTTAGAAAGTTCCTCCTAGCCCAGTCAAGTTGTTACAGCCCTATTGTACACAAGATGCCGTGAATAATCCATACTAATTTTCCTTCTATACAGAAAAAGTATGTCACATTTGACCACGTTGTGACAACTCTCCATAAATGAGGCTTTTGTGGTATAATAAACAGACTTCTTTCTATGTGAAAGGCGGTATGCCGCTGATGATCCGTATCGTGACCGATTCCACTTGTGATTTGCCGAAAACTCTTCTTGAAGAACACCAGTTGACAGTCATCCCGTTGAATGTCATCATCGACGGTCAGACATATGCAGATGGTATCGAATTAAGCCGTGCCGATTTTTATGAAAAGATGGCACATTCCAAGCAGTTGCCGACAACTTCGCAACCGAGTCCGGCGATGTTTCGCGATGTGTTTCAGAAGATTCTCGATGCGGGCGACGATGTGTTCTACGTAGGTCTTGCGTCCACCCTGTCCGGTACGCTGCAAGCGGCGCGAATTGCGCGCGACCTCGTCGACACGCCGGAGCGCGTGACGATCCACGACACCCTCTCGGCGACCTATGCCGAAGGGATGCTGGCGATGATGGCGGTGAAAATGGCCGCCGAGGGCGCGACGGCAGAGGCGATCTCTGCGAAGTTGACGGAGATGCGCAAGCGTCAAGAGTTGGTGTTCTCCGTCGACACGTTGGAAAACCTGCGCAAGGGCGGGCGCATCAACAACCTCTCGTTCCTGTTCGGGTCGCTTTTGAACATCAAACCGATCTTGCATCTCGACTATGACGGTGTGGTTCAAGCTTTCGACCGCGTGCGCGGCAAGAAAAACGCCATCCTCGCCGTCAAGCGCTTCCTCACCGAGCGCGCGATTGACACGGAGTATCCGGTGGCGATCGGGCACACTGTTGACCCGAGCACCGTGCAAGTCTGGAAAGACTTGCTGGTGGAACTCGGCGTGAAGGTGTCCAACATCCTCGACTTCGAGCTCTCCGGTGTAATCGGGACGCACGTCGGCAAGGGCGCGAACGGGATCATTTACTTCTCGAAAGCGTAATTCCAGTAGAAAAAGGCCGTGACACTCGCTCGAGTATCACGGCCTCTTTTTGCTGTATGCGCTTATCCCACTTTCCCGCTCTGCCAAAACCAGAGGCCAAGGCCCAAGAACAGGACACAGAGGATGAACAGTACGATCGATAAACGTCTGAGGAACATACGGCGGGGTCACTCCTTTGTTTGCGGTGGTACCTGAGCCTCATTATACCGTTTGGGTTTGCTCTGTACCAGCACTTTGAAGTGCTCCCCGAGCCCGCCCGGCAAGATCAACGACTTGATGGCGCGGTTGCGTTTCATGTCGGGGTCGCGGAAGGGGTCGGAGCTCCAGGCGTTGGTGAGGCGGGTGAGGATGCCGGCTTGGAGCAGATATTGGGCTTGGGAGCCGAAAAAGTCGGTGCTCCAGCCCCGCTCTTCGCCCGTGTCGCGCAGGGCGGAGAAGTTGACGTCGGCGGTGAGGTCTTGCACGCCGATGTGTTGGTACGGGTCGGTGGTCAACGTGTGACGGTAGAAACCGCGCAAAGTTCCCGTTCGACGGGACGAATGGTGGAGCATGTCCGCTTCGTATCCGTAGTCGATTGTCACGATATGACCCGATGAGAGCAACGACAACGCTCGCTGGTACCAGGCCAAACCTGCCAAGCCCACCTCAATCGTCTGCCCCACGATCATCTCCGGAGCGTACTTGTCCACATAGGTTGCCAAGGCCGGGTCGCTGAGCGGTCTCAACGATTCCACGAAACGGAGTTCAGATTGCTCTATGGAAACAGGACGGTCAGTTCCCTCAGAGAAACGTTGAGATTCCTCAACGCTTGTGCCGTCAAGTTCCACGTAGACTTCTCTCAGACCTTCGGGGGTCCGAGTTACTCGATGCACAGGATACGCATCGACCAACTCGTTGGTGAGAATCACGCCCTCATAAGGACTGCCCGCCTGCAGTTCGTCCTCCGACACCCAGCGAACCTTCGAGGCGTGCTCCCCGACCATCAATTGCTGCACCTCCCGCAACGAGGGAGAAATCTCGACGATGAAATAATCCAGGCTCTGATAAAACTCGGGATGCTCACTGGCAAAGCGGCTCAGCATATCCCGTGCCAATCGACCCTCCCCCGCACCGAACTCAATCACCGCAGGCCCGCTGCCGATCTTGACCACTTCGTCCGCAAGCACTTCCGCAAACACCGGGTTCACACTCGGGGCGGTGTAAAAATCCCCTTCCTTCCCGATCTTCTTGCGGTCGGACGTGTAATACCCCCACTCCGGATGATACAACGCCCACTCCATAAACTTCGCAAACGTCACCCGACCTTGTTGCTCAAACCACTCTCTCACGTCCATACTCCCTTTCACGCAAAAAAGGAGGCGACAGTTCCCCGTCGCCTCTCTTTTTCTCACTCCAAACGACTTACTTCACTTCCGAAACGTTCTGAATGACTTTGTCAATCAGGCCGTAGTTCTTCGCATCTTCCGCTTCCATGAAGTTGTCGCGGTCGGTGTCGCGCTCAATGACTTCCAGCGGTTGGCCGGTGCGCTCGGAGATGATCTTGTTGAGGTTGTCGCGCATCTTGAGGATGCGGCGCGCTTGGATCTCGATGTCGGACGCTTGCCCGCGTGCGCCACCAAGCGGTTGGTGGATCATCACTTCTGCGTTCGGCAATGCATAACGCTTGCCCGAAGCACCCGACGTCAGCAGGAACGCGCCCATCGACGCCGCCATGCCGATGCAAATCGTCGAAACGTCAGGCTTGATCCATTGCATCGTGTCGTAAATCGCCATCCCGGCCGTGATCGAGCCGCCCGGCGAGTTGATGTAGAGATGAATGTCCTTGTCCGGGTCTTCCGCCGCCAGGAACAGGAGTTGTGCCACAATCGAGTTCGCGACATTGTCGTCGATCTCGCTGCCGAGGAAAATAATGCGATCCTTCAGCAAACGCGAGTAGATATCATACGAACGCTCTCCGCGAGATGTTTGTTCTACGACCATCGGTACCAGATTCATGAAAACTACCTCCCTTACTTCCATTCGGTTTTGAATTCGTACTCTCAGTATACTCAGACAACGTCAAAGGGTCAAAGACAGTCAAAGTCAAAATTCAGCAACTGTGAGTCTCCCCACACTTTCTGAACTACTCACCTTTGACAATCTCGCCCTGATACGCGGTCATACCACCGGGGAGCACTTCTATCTTATGATAGCCCTCGTGCTCCAATAACGCCTTGACCTGCTGCGCTCGCTTGCCGGTCCGACACACGACGACGATCAAGTCCTCAAAGTCTGCGTCAGACACCGCATAGGTCAGCTCCTGCAACGGACAATGCACGGCGCCGGGGATGTGTCCTTCCAGAAATTCCGCTTCGTCCCGGATGTCGATCACAACTTTGGCATCTTGCAACATATACGTCCACCTCACCCGCGAAAAAAAACTGTTATGTATTCCCTTTTACTTTACCCCAAACAAAAGCCCCTTGTCGAGGTAACAAGCGGCTTTTGAACGACTATATAAGGATGTCCAGAACGATTGCTATTTAAAACGAACCCCAAACTTCCCCCGGTTGGTGCGATAGAGTTCGACTTCCTGCGGCGGCGTCTTGCCGTAGATCCGCTTGTCGCCCTCCACCCACATCACAGCGCAATACGCTTCGAACTTGCTGTCATACAAACCGGCCCAATAGACCCACGACGGTGTTGACAAGTATCTTCACCTCACCCTTCTCCAAAGAGTCTTGGGTGTATTGTCTCCGAGCTCCCTCTCGCCTACTCCTAACAGAAAAAACCTGGCTCACCACGAGGGTTGGCCAGGTTTCTTTTTCGCACAAAAAAATTACATCCAAACGCGGCCGCCGCCGACGTTCAGCACGTTCTCGTCCCCGAGGACGAAACGCATGATCGTGGTCGACTCCCAGTTACGCGTGGAGTAGGAAGCAAGCAAACCTTCGAGCATCTGCACTTTGTAGCCTGCGTCGAGCAGGTTGTACATCGTCGCGATGACCGCCATGTCGGAGTCGATGCCGCCGAGGTGGACGAGCTCGATGTTGTTCTCCTGCAAGAGTTGTTTCACTTCATCGGTCAGAGCGGAATAGCCGCGCTTCTCGATGACTTTCGCTCCGTCGCTCTTGAGGAGCAGGGTGTTCTCGTTTTCGTTCTCCACGTGTTTCCAGTGGGTCAAGATCACGAGATCGTATTCCTTCGCATGGTTGTCCAGATACTTCTGGCAGAGCGGATATATGTAATCCATGTTGCCAAGGAAGTCAGACTGTATATCGGTAATGATCAGGGCTTTTTTCATGTCGGATCGCACCTTTCCAACGTATAAGTTCACTGTTTATCCTAACAGAGTCGCAACGTGTTGTAAATTGCTCAACGAAATGGAACTTTGACGTTATTTTGTCTGTTCCAGAAGTTTCAAAAGTTCGCCGCGCACCATACCGGCCATCGTCAGACGGCCCAGCGCTTGTCCGTGGTGCCCGGTGATCTCCACGACACCTTCCACTTCTTCGAGCGCTTCGCCAAACCCGCGCTCCGTCAACTCGGCGCGCATGTCTTCGATCTGCTTGTGGTTTTTGTTCATGCCCGCTTTGGCTTGGGCGATGTATTCGTCCAGCGTCTCAATCAATTTCTCAAGCTTCGCGTGATCTGCCATATGGAAAAAGTCCCTCCTACTAGTAGCGTTTCCCGGATTGTCCCGCACTATTATAGCACAATGCTACTTCTCACGCCCGTCCTTCATGGCGTCGCGCAGCTTGTCCACTTCTTCGA encodes:
- a CDS encoding glyceraldehyde-3-phosphate dehydrogenase, which translates into the protein MAIRIAINGFGRIGRMVFRAAAVNPDIEIVAINATHDVKALAHLLKYDSVQGRFQADVQTTESSIIVNGRETKIVGDRNPLNLPWKELGVDIVIEATGKFRSKETAGQHIQAGAKKVIITAPGKDEDITIVMGVNDQLYDHEKHDVISNASCTTNCLAPVAKVLHEKFGIQSGMVTTVHSYTNDQNNLDNPHKDLRRARACALSILPSTTGAAKAVALVIPELKGKFNGVALRVPTPNVSIVDLVATLDKNVSADEINAALKEAAEGPMKGILGYNDEPLVSIDYVGDPHSSIVDGLSTMVVAENTVKIFAWYDNEWGYSMRCVDLALMVGKLLKEKVTV
- a CDS encoding DegV family protein, with the translated sequence MIRIVTDSTCDLPKTLLEEHQLTVIPLNVIIDGQTYADGIELSRADFYEKMAHSKQLPTTSQPSPAMFRDVFQKILDAGDDVFYVGLASTLSGTLQAARIARDLVDTPERVTIHDTLSATYAEGMLAMMAVKMAAEGATAEAISAKLTEMRKRQELVFSVDTLENLRKGGRINNLSFLFGSLLNIKPILHLDYDGVVQAFDRVRGKKNAILAVKRFLTERAIDTEYPVAIGHTVDPSTVQVWKDLLVELGVKVSNILDFELSGVIGTHVGKGANGIIYFSKA
- a CDS encoding SAM-dependent methyltransferase is translated as MREWFEQQGRVTFAKFMEWALYHPEWGYYTSDRKKIGKEGDFYTAPSVNPVFAEVLADEVVKIGSGPAVIEFGAGEGRLARDMLSRFASEHPEFYQSLDYFIVEISPSLREVQQLMVGEHASKVRWVSEDELQAGSPYEGVILTNELVDAYPVHRVTRTPEGLREVYVELDGTSVEESQRFSEGTDRPVSIEQSELRFVESLRPLSDPALATYVDKYAPEMIVGQTIEVGLAGLAWYQRALSLLSSGHIVTIDYGYEADMLHHSSRRTGTLRGFYRHTLTTDPYQHIGVQDLTADVNFSALRDTGEERGWSTDFFGSQAQYLLQAGILTRLTNAWSSDPFRDPDMKRNRAIKSLILPGGLGEHFKVLVQSKPKRYNEAQVPPQTKE
- the clpP gene encoding ATP-dependent Clp endopeptidase proteolytic subunit ClpP; the protein is MNLVPMVVEQTSRGERSYDIYSRLLKDRIIFLGSEIDDNVANSIVAQLLFLAAEDPDKDIHLYINSPGGSITAGMAIYDTMQWIKPDVSTICIGMAASMGAFLLTSGASGKRYALPNAEVMIHQPLGGARGQASDIEIQARRILKMRDNLNKIISERTGQPLEVIERDTDRDNFMEAEDAKNYGLIDKVIQNVSEVK
- a CDS encoding rhodanese-like domain-containing protein, whose amino-acid sequence is MLQDAKVVIDIRDEAEFLEGHIPGAVHCPLQELTYAVSDADFEDLIVVVCRTGKRAQQVKALLEHEGYHKIEVLPGGMTAYQGEIVKGE
- a CDS encoding cysteine hydrolase family protein, with product MKKALIITDIQSDFLGNMDYIYPLCQKYLDNHAKEYDLVILTHWKHVENENENTLLLKSDGAKVIEKRGYSALTDEVKQLLQENNIELVHLGGIDSDMAVIATMYNLLDAGYKVQMLEGLLASYSTRNWESTTIMRFVLGDENVLNVGGGRVWM